One Bacteroidota bacterium genomic window carries:
- the mutY gene encoding A/G-specific adenine glycosylase, whose protein sequence is MEELIHWFNVNNRDLPWRYTRDPYLIWISEVILQQTRVDQGIGYYHRFISRFPTIKELADADIDEILMLWQGLGYYTRARNLHETAKIVQSKYKGKFPDEVSDLKGLKGIGDYTAAAIASLAFNKPEAMVDGNVYRVLSRYFASEIPIDSTSGKKHFKELAQAVLNTKNPAAHNEALMELGATVCLPANPICTHCPLQLKCMSLAQKNTFSYPVKSRKLKQRVRYLYFVVMHYKENTYIEKRQNTDIWKGLYQFPLVESEAQVQPEEFSDFLQKTIFKTFSAYKIRVISSEFKHILSHQVLQGCFVHVDLEEEWSKSGSIFVQPADLAKFAMPRLITRYLEQAMD, encoded by the coding sequence ATGGAGGAGCTAATACATTGGTTTAACGTGAATAACCGTGATTTACCCTGGCGGTATACCCGCGATCCTTACCTTATCTGGATTTCGGAAGTGATATTGCAGCAAACCCGTGTTGACCAGGGTATTGGATATTATCATAGGTTTATAAGCCGGTTTCCGACAATAAAGGAACTTGCTGACGCTGATATCGATGAAATTTTAATGTTGTGGCAGGGACTTGGCTATTACACCAGAGCCCGCAATCTGCATGAAACCGCCAAAATAGTTCAGAGTAAATACAAAGGAAAGTTCCCCGATGAGGTGAGCGATCTAAAGGGACTAAAAGGTATTGGAGATTACACAGCTGCAGCCATCGCATCTCTCGCTTTTAATAAACCCGAAGCCATGGTCGACGGCAATGTTTACCGGGTATTGTCCAGGTATTTTGCCAGCGAAATTCCCATCGACAGCACTTCAGGGAAGAAACATTTTAAAGAACTGGCTCAAGCAGTTTTAAACACAAAGAATCCGGCTGCCCACAACGAAGCATTGATGGAACTTGGAGCAACAGTTTGTTTGCCAGCAAATCCCATCTGTACTCATTGCCCACTCCAGCTAAAGTGCATGTCATTGGCTCAAAAAAACACCTTCTCTTACCCCGTGAAGTCAAGAAAGTTGAAACAACGGGTGCGGTATTTATATTTTGTTGTGATGCATTACAAGGAGAACACCTACATTGAAAAACGTCAAAATACCGATATCTGGAAAGGTTTGTATCAATTTCCTCTGGTGGAATCCGAAGCACAGGTTCAGCCCGAAGAGTTTTCTGATTTTCTGCAAAAGACCATTTTCAAGACCTTTTCTGCTTATAAGATCCGTGTTATCTCATCAGAATTCAAACATATACTCTCTCATCAGGTTTTGCAAGGTTGTTTTGTACATGTTGACCTCGAAGAGGAATGGTCCAAATCTGGTTCTATTTTTGTGCAACCGGCAGACCTGGCAAAATTTGCCATGCCCAGGTTAATTACGAGGTACCTCGAACAGGCAATGGATTAA
- a CDS encoding integration host factor subunit beta has translation MTKADIVNEISKNTGIEKITVQKAVESFMEVVKDSLTQERNVYLRGFGSFIVKKRAKKTARNISKNTTIIIPEHFIPSFKPAKTFVGKVKSNIKK, from the coding sequence ATGACCAAAGCAGATATCGTAAACGAAATTTCCAAGAACACTGGTATTGAAAAAATCACTGTACAGAAAGCAGTTGAATCATTTATGGAAGTGGTGAAAGATTCACTCACTCAGGAAAGAAATGTATATTTAAGAGGCTTTGGTAGCTTCATTGTGAAAAAAAGGGCTAAGAAAACTGCTCGCAACATTTCGAAAAACACTACTATTATTATCCCTGAGCATTTTATTCCTTCCTTCAAACCAGCAAAAACTTTTGTAGGAAAAGTAAAAAGCAACATTAAAAAATAA
- a CDS encoding Rne/Rng family ribonuclease: MSKELVIDVKANEIDIALLEDKKLLELSKEKSNPKFSVGDIYLGRVKKVMPGLNAAFVDVGYEKDAFLHYLDLGPQFRTLHKYLNEALSRKTKLVPQQKFKREPDIDKNGKINQVLTAGQLVLVQIAKEPISTKGPRLTSEIAIAGRNMVLMPFSDKISISQKIESADEKKRLKTLITSIRPANYGLIIRTAAEGKMVKTLDEELRNLQKKWELAFEKLRGAQPPKLFLSELNRTSVILRDILNVGFNNIHVNDESLHREIREYISTIAPEKEKIVNLYTGAAPIFEKYGVLKQIKAAFGKTVSFRSGAYLIIEHTEALHVIDVNSGNRAKNVDNQESTGLDVNLAACDEIARQLRLRDMGGIIVIDFIDMQSQDNKNKVFERMKAAMETDRTKHSILPLSRFGLMQITRQRVRPEMHINTREKCPTCEGTGEISPSVLIIERIESHLVDVIEKYKPKKVNVRVHPFIAAYINKGLFNSVKARWKRKYKLGLKIVPISSFDFLEFHFFDKDNEEFI; this comes from the coding sequence GTGAGCAAAGAACTGGTTATTGATGTTAAAGCCAATGAGATTGATATTGCTCTGCTTGAAGATAAAAAGCTTCTTGAATTAAGCAAGGAGAAAAGCAATCCGAAATTCTCTGTGGGTGATATCTATCTGGGTAGAGTAAAAAAAGTAATGCCCGGGTTAAATGCTGCCTTTGTGGATGTGGGGTATGAAAAAGATGCCTTTTTACACTACCTCGATCTTGGCCCTCAGTTTCGTACGCTTCATAAATACCTTAACGAAGCTTTAAGTCGCAAAACCAAGCTGGTACCACAACAAAAGTTTAAACGCGAACCCGATATTGATAAAAATGGCAAGATAAACCAGGTACTTACTGCAGGTCAGTTGGTATTGGTACAAATTGCCAAAGAACCCATCTCTACAAAAGGTCCAAGACTTACTTCGGAAATTGCCATTGCCGGGCGCAACATGGTACTGATGCCTTTTAGCGATAAAATTTCCATTTCGCAAAAGATTGAATCGGCCGACGAAAAGAAAAGACTTAAGACCCTAATTACCAGCATTAGACCTGCCAATTACGGATTAATAATACGCACTGCTGCCGAAGGTAAAATGGTGAAAACCCTCGACGAAGAGTTGCGTAATCTTCAGAAAAAATGGGAACTGGCATTCGAAAAACTTAGGGGAGCACAGCCACCAAAGCTTTTTTTGAGCGAATTAAATCGCACCTCTGTCATTCTTCGCGACATTCTGAATGTTGGCTTCAACAACATACATGTAAACGACGAAAGTCTTCACCGCGAAATAAGGGAGTATATTAGCACCATTGCCCCTGAAAAGGAAAAAATTGTAAACCTATATACTGGCGCAGCACCAATTTTTGAAAAATACGGGGTTCTTAAACAGATAAAAGCCGCTTTCGGAAAAACCGTATCGTTTAGAAGTGGCGCATACCTTATAATAGAGCATACCGAAGCCCTGCATGTGATCGATGTCAACAGCGGGAACAGGGCTAAAAATGTTGATAACCAGGAATCAACCGGCTTGGATGTGAACCTTGCTGCCTGCGATGAAATTGCCCGTCAGTTACGCTTGCGCGATATGGGCGGCATTATCGTTATTGATTTTATCGATATGCAATCGCAAGACAACAAAAATAAGGTTTTCGAACGCATGAAAGCTGCAATGGAAACGGACCGTACGAAGCATTCCATATTGCCATTGAGCCGTTTTGGATTGATGCAGATTACACGTCAGCGTGTGAGGCCCGAAATGCATATCAACACACGAGAAAAATGCCCCACATGCGAAGGTACTGGCGAAATTTCGCCCAGTGTGCTCATTATCGAACGAATAGAATCGCACCTGGTAGATGTGATTGAAAAATACAAACCTAAAAAGGTAAATGTGCGTGTACATCCCTTTATTGCAGCCTATATCAATAAGGGACTCTTTAACTCAGTAAAAGCACGTTGGAAAAGAAAATACAAACTCGGATTGAAGATTGTTCCTATCAGCTCTTTCGATTTCCTCGAATTTCATTTCTTTGACAAAGACAACGAAGAGTTTATTTAA
- a CDS encoding thioredoxin family protein: MKLNYKNLTTSILLLISLGLYADVIKPVKWEHSLKQIDDETYEIVFKASIDKGWHLYGLNIPEGGPIATSFTYNKLVGAELMGNTQTSKKPEVKFDNTFEMELELFDGTVSFSQKIKKTTEGASIKGFIEFMACDDSRCLPPSEIEFSYSLANTLAEKTSATPAQKALPGIDTLTLVNEVASAPDKSEQKVETLSNLNSDNEPEQNRKSRWTIFWEAFTKGLLAILTPCVFPIIPLTVAFFMRDSTTGKRIFQALFFGLSIVAIYSIVGLVAGLLQIDITALTRHWLANIIIAAVLLAFAASFFGMFELVLPGSLSNKLDNKVDKGGLLAPFFLALVTAVVSFSCVGPIAGVAIGAAMNGEIITPVIAMAGFSSAFALPFVLLGIFPGMLKNMPKSGGWLNAVKVVFAFLMLVAAYIFLGNTQWALFNRDTILALNIATFILLGIYLLGKIKFAHDSDLPSLKVPRLLLSIVSFSLALYLLPGLFGSPLKALSPFLPAEETSEMNVRQAFTSNVSLLEVSTTALCHPNPRYSDKLHLPHNLAGYFDYEEGMACAQELNKPVLLDFVGHSCKNCKKMYADVWSDPQILAKLQEEFIIIALYTDDRTPLPESEWYTSTLDGKEKNTLGKKNLDFQISKFQSNALPLYAILDTNGRVITEVPYFTYNTNKKEFLNYLNEGISNFRKAKF; this comes from the coding sequence ATGAAATTAAATTACAAGAATCTGACAACAAGCATCTTATTACTCATTAGCCTGGGTTTGTATGCCGATGTGATCAAGCCTGTGAAATGGGAACACAGCCTGAAACAAATAGACGATGAGACTTACGAAATTGTATTCAAAGCCTCCATTGATAAAGGCTGGCACCTTTATGGGCTTAACATTCCGGAAGGAGGCCCCATTGCCACCTCATTTACCTACAATAAACTTGTAGGGGCAGAGTTGATGGGGAATACACAAACATCCAAAAAGCCAGAGGTAAAATTCGACAACACTTTCGAGATGGAACTTGAGCTTTTTGATGGCACCGTTTCCTTTTCACAGAAAATAAAAAAAACAACGGAAGGTGCATCCATCAAAGGTTTTATCGAATTTATGGCTTGCGATGATTCCCGTTGCCTTCCACCTTCGGAAATTGAATTCAGTTATTCCCTTGCAAATACCCTGGCAGAGAAAACTTCTGCAACTCCTGCTCAAAAAGCATTACCCGGCATAGATACCCTGACTTTGGTGAACGAAGTGGCAAGCGCTCCAGATAAAAGTGAACAGAAAGTCGAAACCCTTTCAAACCTAAACTCTGACAATGAACCTGAACAGAATAGAAAATCTCGCTGGACGATATTCTGGGAGGCATTTACAAAAGGCCTTCTGGCAATTCTTACTCCCTGCGTTTTTCCAATTATACCTCTCACGGTGGCATTTTTCATGCGCGACAGTACCACCGGCAAAAGGATTTTTCAAGCTCTGTTTTTTGGGCTTTCTATAGTGGCCATCTATTCGATTGTTGGACTTGTGGCAGGATTACTCCAAATAGATATCACCGCCCTAACAAGACATTGGTTAGCAAACATAATTATAGCCGCTGTATTGTTAGCCTTTGCTGCTTCTTTTTTCGGTATGTTCGAACTGGTGCTGCCAGGCAGTCTATCGAACAAGCTCGATAACAAGGTAGACAAAGGCGGATTGCTTGCCCCATTTTTCCTGGCACTTGTTACTGCAGTAGTTTCCTTTTCGTGCGTAGGACCTATTGCCGGTGTGGCCATTGGCGCAGCCATGAATGGTGAAATAATCACACCTGTAATAGCCATGGCCGGGTTCTCTTCGGCCTTTGCACTCCCATTTGTATTGCTTGGAATTTTTCCTGGTATGCTGAAAAACATGCCAAAATCCGGAGGATGGCTCAATGCTGTAAAAGTGGTGTTTGCTTTTCTGATGCTAGTAGCGGCATATATTTTCCTTGGCAATACCCAATGGGCCTTATTTAACCGCGACACAATACTTGCGCTCAATATAGCCACATTTATACTTTTAGGCATTTACCTGCTTGGAAAAATAAAATTTGCCCACGACAGCGACCTGCCTTCCTTAAAAGTGCCGCGGCTTTTATTATCAATTGTTTCTTTCAGTCTTGCTCTGTACCTATTGCCCGGACTATTCGGAAGCCCACTGAAGGCTCTTTCCCCATTCCTTCCCGCAGAAGAAACTTCTGAAATGAATGTTCGGCAAGCTTTCACTTCCAATGTATCGTTGTTGGAAGTAAGTACAACAGCCCTATGCCACCCTAACCCGCGTTACTCAGACAAATTGCATCTGCCTCATAATCTGGCCGGTTATTTCGATTACGAAGAGGGGATGGCCTGTGCCCAGGAACTAAATAAGCCTGTGCTCCTTGACTTTGTTGGCCATTCGTGTAAAAACTGCAAAAAAATGTATGCCGATGTATGGTCCGACCCACAAATTCTTGCCAAACTCCAGGAGGAATTCATCATCATTGCCCTGTACACCGACGACCGCACTCCATTACCTGAAAGTGAATGGTATACTTCAACCTTAGATGGTAAAGAAAAAAATACCCTTGGAAAAAAGAACCTCGATTTTCAGATAAGTAAGTTTCAATCGAATGCTTTACCGCTATATGCCATTTTAGATACAAACGGTCGGGTTATTACAGAAGTCCCATATTTCACCTACAATACTAACAAGAAAGAGTTTTTAAACTACCTGAATGAAGGCATCTCCAACTTCCGAAAGGCAAAATTCTAA
- a CDS encoding 2-oxoacid:acceptor oxidoreductase subunit alpha codes for MAKVKQIIELDDVVVKFAGDSGDGMQLSGSQFSDTSAFVGNDLSTFPDYPSEIRAPQGTIAGVSGFQVHIGHKEVQTPGDLADVLVAMNPAALKANLRWTKPGATIIIDIDNFDSNHYKKAGYTEDPLQDGSLEGFNLVKAPISTLTRSTVAEFGLDNRTAEKTRNQFVAGVLYWLFNRDMKIGENFISERFKKHPEYIQPNIAVLRAGYNFAETVEAMAVKFQVNPALKGKGLFRNITGNQATAWGLLAASERSGRKLFLGSYPITPATEILQELSVMKHLDCITFQAEDEIAGICSAIGASFTGKLGATSTSGPGLALKGEAIGLAVITELPLVIVNVQRGGPSTGLPTKTEQSDLMQALFGRNGESPVAVLAASTPANCFYYAYMSAKLAIEHMTPVILLTDGYLANGSELWPIPKVEDLDPIEPPLVQDNDMEYKPYKRDIESLARQWALPGQEGLRHRVGGLEKEDVTGIVSHDPGNHELMVRNRAEKIERISNYIPKQEIMGNKASDLLVIGWGGTYGALYTAVKELQEEGYSISLAQFTYINPLPKNTKEVMENHKKRIVCELNMGQFATYLRSKIPQFDYLQFNKIQGLPFMISELKTKFKEILEEI; via the coding sequence ATGGCAAAAGTTAAACAAATAATCGAGCTCGATGATGTTGTTGTAAAATTTGCTGGTGATTCGGGCGATGGAATGCAGCTTTCGGGTAGCCAGTTCTCAGACACTTCAGCTTTTGTAGGCAACGACCTTTCGACTTTTCCCGATTACCCATCGGAAATCAGGGCACCACAGGGTACAATTGCCGGTGTTTCAGGGTTTCAGGTGCACATTGGGCACAAAGAAGTTCAAACGCCGGGCGACCTTGCTGATGTTTTGGTAGCGATGAACCCAGCTGCGTTGAAAGCCAATTTACGATGGACAAAACCAGGGGCTACCATTATAATCGATATCGATAATTTTGACAGCAACCACTATAAAAAGGCCGGATATACAGAAGATCCCCTTCAGGATGGCAGTCTTGAAGGTTTTAACCTGGTAAAAGCTCCAATTTCTACCTTGACCCGTTCGACAGTGGCCGAATTCGGCCTCGACAACCGCACAGCCGAAAAAACACGCAACCAGTTTGTGGCAGGTGTGTTGTATTGGCTGTTTAACCGCGACATGAAAATCGGAGAAAACTTTATCAGCGAACGATTTAAAAAACATCCGGAATATATTCAACCAAATATTGCGGTTTTAAGGGCGGGCTACAATTTTGCCGAAACAGTGGAGGCCATGGCTGTAAAATTTCAGGTGAACCCAGCATTAAAAGGTAAAGGTCTGTTTAGAAATATTACCGGAAATCAGGCTACTGCATGGGGTTTGCTTGCTGCATCGGAACGTTCGGGGCGAAAATTGTTTTTAGGATCTTATCCTATCACTCCAGCTACAGAAATTTTGCAGGAACTTTCGGTAATGAAACACCTAGACTGCATCACCTTTCAGGCCGAAGACGAAATTGCAGGTATTTGTTCAGCCATTGGCGCATCGTTTACTGGAAAACTGGGAGCTACCTCTACATCAGGTCCGGGACTTGCCCTTAAGGGCGAAGCCATTGGACTTGCTGTAATCACGGAACTACCACTCGTAATTGTAAATGTTCAACGTGGCGGACCATCGACGGGCCTACCGACAAAAACCGAACAGTCCGATTTAATGCAGGCACTATTCGGACGAAATGGTGAGAGTCCGGTGGCCGTTTTGGCTGCCTCCACACCAGCCAATTGTTTTTATTATGCTTACATGTCTGCAAAATTGGCCATTGAACATATGACCCCTGTTATTTTGTTAACCGATGGCTATCTGGCAAACGGTTCTGAACTTTGGCCTATTCCAAAAGTCGAAGACCTTGACCCAATTGAACCGCCTTTGGTTCAAGACAACGATATGGAATACAAACCCTATAAACGCGATATCGAAAGTCTTGCACGTCAATGGGCGCTTCCCGGTCAGGAAGGATTGCGCCACCGGGTTGGCGGGTTGGAAAAAGAAGACGTAACAGGCATTGTGTCGCACGATCCGGGCAACCACGAACTGATGGTGAGGAACCGCGCCGAAAAAATCGAACGCATTTCGAATTACATTCCAAAACAGGAAATAATGGGCAACAAAGCCTCCGATTTATTGGTTATCGGATGGGGTGGTACCTATGGCGCACTTTACACAGCAGTAAAAGAACTACAGGAAGAAGGTTATAGCATTAGTTTGGCTCAATTTACCTATATCAATCCTCTGCCAAAAAACACCAAAGAGGTGATGGAGAATCACAAAAAGCGGATTGTTTGCGAATTGAATATGGGACAATTTGCGACTTACCTTCGCTCGAAAATTCCGCAGTTCGACTACCTGCAGTTCAATAAAATACAAGGGCTACCCTTTATGATTTCAGAGTTAAAAACCAAGTTTAAAGAAATATTGGAGGAAATTTAA
- a CDS encoding 2-oxoacid:ferredoxin oxidoreductase subunit beta: MIPECNIPLASPQDFSVDYDVKWCPGCGGHAVLSSIKKTLPELGIPKEKFVFVSGIGCSSRFPYYINTYGFHSLHGRGAAIASGIKVSNPDLSVWLATGDGDSMAIGGNHFIHILRRNIDVNIILFNNKIYGLTKGQYSPTTPAGSITKTSPDGTIENPFLPGELAMGSNATFFARVIDTDPKMMKEVFIKAAQHKGTSLVEVLQNCVIFNNKVHEDITGKEVRDENQLYLEHGKPMLFGKNKEKGIVRAGSKFIVGEIGKNGVSLADVLVHDAHNLEGTRHYQLSRMTLPDYPVALGVIRQCETDVYETLLEKQIVAAKARSSVKCVNDLLMSGNTFKIN; this comes from the coding sequence ATGATACCCGAATGCAATATACCATTGGCCAGTCCTCAGGATTTTTCTGTCGATTACGATGTAAAGTGGTGCCCAGGTTGTGGCGGCCATGCAGTACTTTCATCTATAAAAAAAACACTACCTGAACTTGGAATCCCAAAAGAGAAATTTGTTTTTGTTTCAGGAATAGGATGTTCCTCTAGGTTTCCTTATTATATCAATACTTATGGATTCCATAGTTTGCATGGCCGTGGGGCAGCAATAGCCTCCGGAATTAAAGTTTCCAACCCCGATTTGAGCGTTTGGCTGGCCACCGGCGATGGCGATTCGATGGCCATTGGCGGAAATCATTTCATTCATATTCTGCGCCGAAACATCGATGTCAACATTATTCTCTTCAACAATAAAATATATGGCCTGACCAAGGGGCAGTATTCGCCTACAACTCCTGCCGGCAGTATAACCAAAACATCGCCGGACGGCACCATCGAAAACCCATTTTTACCAGGAGAACTGGCCATGGGATCCAACGCTACTTTTTTTGCACGGGTTATAGATACCGACCCAAAAATGATGAAGGAGGTATTTATAAAAGCAGCCCAACACAAAGGAACCTCGCTCGTAGAAGTGTTGCAAAACTGCGTAATTTTTAACAACAAAGTGCACGAAGATATTACCGGAAAAGAAGTTCGCGATGAAAACCAGCTCTATCTCGAACATGGTAAGCCCATGCTTTTTGGCAAAAACAAAGAAAAGGGTATTGTAAGGGCCGGGTCGAAATTTATCGTTGGCGAGATAGGAAAAAATGGAGTGAGCCTGGCCGACGTGCTGGTACATGACGCGCACAACCTGGAAGGTACAAGGCATTACCAGCTTTCGCGTATGACATTACCCGACTACCCAGTGGCTTTGGGTGTAATCAGGCAATGCGAAACTGATGTGTACGAAACCTTGTTGGAAAAACAAATAGTAGCAGCCAAAGCCCGCAGCAGCGTAAAATGTGTAAACGATTTACTTATGAGCGGCAATACCTTCAAAATAAACTAA
- a CDS encoding phosphoenolpyruvate synthase yields MFELSNRDAYYFSDTSFGLLMQKRIQKVLVLCSNYDFFTLEEDGRIDEQIFNEYVSLNLRYPPVFLHADSSIKALKILEREEIDLIIPMLSMVDTDTFVFAKKLKELYPEKPIVVLTHFSREVSLRLQKVDLSSIDHVFCWLGNTDIFLAIIKLIEDKMNANNDILEVGVQAVLLVEDSVRYISSYLPSLYHIILEQSKEFMLEALNEHQQMLRRRGRPKILLARNYDEAFGLYQKFKGNILGIISDVSYKYTPNRRDTKQKAGLKLCAVVKADDPNMPFLLQSSDNQNKELAEKLHAGFINKYSDNLLSELKEYIINNFGFGPFLFTDPQTGEKTHQARDLKEFQEIILSVPDHIIEYHSRRDDFSKWLNARALYPIARKFKEAQFDEFASPESLRKYIYTTISSFRVSKARGIIAEFDRSKFDAYLFFSRIGNGNLGGKARGLAFMNSVIKNEKIFSKYPDVIITIPATVVLTTDIFEEFMLQNNLQAIAQSNASDEEILEHFIQASLPDKIHEDLITIASLTNTPLAIRSSSKLEDSFYQPFAGIYSTYMIPYIPDIKQMVDMIEKAIKSVYASVYFRTSKSYMSATSNLIDEEKMGVIIQSVCGTNYGGRYYPTISGVARSLNYYPIPPEKAEDGVVDLAFGLGKHIVEGNTSLRFSPAHPRRIIQLSNPDYAIKNTQKYFCSLDMNPASFVTSVVDNINILKLSIREAEKDSALAHVVSTYDFENNSIRDGLHADGKKIITFSNILNHNSFPLAEIITDLLKISKEAMSNDVEIEFAVNLDTPPGEPKIFNYLQVRPIVSSVSEFSSACVETDMKDSLLYSEKAMGNGIIKEITDIVYVKTEKFNPAHNKQIATELDTLNQKFREADENYVLIGPGRWGSSDHWLGIPVKWAQISSARIIVESGLEHFRVDPSQGTHFFHNLTSFGVGYFTINPYLSDGHCNFQYLDQLPAEFETEFIRHVRIPSGFEIRIDGKTNKGIITV; encoded by the coding sequence ATGTTTGAGTTGAGCAACCGCGACGCCTATTATTTTTCCGATACCTCTTTCGGACTGCTGATGCAAAAACGCATTCAGAAAGTGCTTGTTTTATGCAGCAATTACGATTTTTTTACACTCGAAGAAGACGGACGCATCGACGAACAGATATTTAATGAATATGTCTCTTTAAACCTGCGTTACCCTCCAGTATTTCTTCACGCCGACTCAAGTATAAAAGCTTTAAAAATTCTTGAACGCGAAGAAATAGACTTAATAATTCCAATGCTGAGTATGGTAGACACCGATACTTTTGTGTTTGCCAAAAAACTCAAGGAGTTGTACCCTGAAAAGCCCATAGTAGTGCTCACTCACTTCTCGCGCGAGGTATCCTTGCGCCTGCAAAAAGTTGATCTTTCAAGCATAGACCATGTTTTTTGCTGGCTAGGCAATACCGATATTTTTCTGGCCATCATCAAACTTATCGAAGATAAGATGAACGCCAATAACGATATACTGGAAGTAGGCGTGCAGGCTGTTTTACTGGTGGAAGATTCGGTGAGGTACATCTCGTCTTACCTTCCCAGTCTTTATCACATTATTCTCGAACAGTCGAAAGAGTTTATGCTCGAAGCCCTGAACGAGCACCAGCAAATGTTGCGCAGGCGCGGACGACCTAAAATATTACTGGCCCGCAACTACGATGAAGCGTTTGGACTGTACCAAAAATTCAAGGGAAATATATTAGGAATTATCTCGGATGTAAGCTACAAATACACTCCTAACCGGCGCGATACCAAACAAAAAGCCGGCCTGAAATTATGTGCTGTTGTGAAAGCCGACGACCCCAATATGCCTTTTCTGCTTCAATCGTCGGACAACCAAAATAAAGAACTTGCCGAAAAGCTCCACGCAGGATTTATCAATAAATATTCCGATAATCTCCTGAGCGAACTGAAAGAATACATAATCAATAATTTTGGGTTTGGACCATTTCTGTTTACCGACCCCCAAACCGGAGAAAAAACCCACCAGGCACGCGATTTAAAAGAATTTCAGGAAATAATCCTGTCAGTGCCCGACCACATTATCGAATACCACTCGCGTAGAGACGATTTCTCGAAATGGCTCAATGCCAGGGCTCTTTACCCCATTGCACGGAAATTTAAAGAAGCACAGTTCGATGAGTTTGCCTCGCCCGAATCTTTGCGTAAATACATTTATACCACCATCTCTAGTTTCAGGGTAAGCAAAGCCCGAGGTATTATTGCCGAATTCGATCGCAGCAAATTCGATGCTTACCTCTTCTTTTCGCGTATAGGAAACGGTAACCTGGGTGGCAAGGCAAGAGGATTGGCATTTATGAATTCGGTAATTAAGAATGAAAAAATATTTAGTAAATATCCCGACGTAATTATCACCATTCCGGCTACAGTAGTGCTCACTACCGATATTTTTGAAGAATTTATGTTACAAAATAACTTGCAGGCTATTGCCCAGTCAAATGCAAGCGACGAAGAAATTCTGGAGCATTTTATACAAGCCTCACTGCCGGATAAGATTCACGAAGACCTCATCACCATCGCAAGCCTCACCAATACACCCCTTGCCATTCGTTCGTCGAGTAAATTGGAAGACTCTTTTTACCAACCCTTCGCCGGAATTTATTCGACCTATATGATTCCGTATATCCCTGATATCAAGCAAATGGTGGATATGATTGAAAAAGCCATTAAATCGGTGTATGCTTCAGTCTATTTTCGCACCAGTAAATCTTATATGTCGGCCACCTCTAACCTGATCGACGAAGAAAAAATGGGGGTTATCATTCAATCGGTGTGTGGAACCAACTACGGAGGGCGCTATTATCCAACCATTTCTGGAGTTGCCCGTTCGCTCAACTATTACCCTATACCACCTGAAAAGGCCGAAGATGGTGTAGTGGATCTTGCTTTTGGACTTGGCAAACACATTGTGGAAGGAAACACTTCCTTGCGCTTTTCTCCTGCCCATCCAAGGAGAATTATACAACTTTCGAACCCTGATTACGCCATTAAAAATACCCAGAAATACTTCTGCAGCCTCGACATGAACCCTGCCAGCTTTGTAACATCGGTTGTGGACAATATTAATATCCTGAAACTTTCGATACGGGAAGCTGAAAAAGACAGTGCACTGGCACATGTTGTTTCTACTTACGATTTTGAGAACAATAGCATCCGCGATGGACTGCATGCCGATGGAAAAAAGATTATTACTTTTTCGAATATTTTAAATCACAACTCGTTTCCGCTTGCTGAAATTATTACCGATTTGCTGAAGATTAGCAAAGAAGCCATGAGTAACGATGTGGAAATTGAATTTGCCGTGAACCTGGATACCCCGCCTGGAGAACCCAAAATATTCAACTATCTTCAGGTTAGACCAATCGTATCGTCGGTAAGCGAATTTTCGTCGGCGTGTGTCGAAACCGACATGAAAGATTCGCTCCTGTATTCTGAAAAAGCAATGGGAAATGGTATTATCAAAGAGATTACCGATATTGTATATGTAAAAACAGAAAAATTTAACCCTGCCCATAACAAACAAATCGCCACTGAGCTGGATACGCTGAATCAAAAATTCAGGGAAGCCGATGAGAATTATGTGTTAATTGGTCCCGGCCGCTGGGGGTCAAGCGACCACTGGCTTGGCATACCGGTAAAATGGGCCCAGATATCTTCGGCTCGTATCATTGTAGAGTCGGGTCTGGAACACTTTAGGGTAGATCCCAGCCAAGGCACCCACTTCTTCCATAATCTTACCAGTTTTGGGGTCGGATATTTTACCATCAACCCATACCTGAGCGACGGGCATTGCAATTTTCAGTACCTCGACCAACTGCCTGCCGAGTTCGAAACTGAATTTATCCGGCATGTTCGTATTCCCAGCGGTTTCGAGATACGCATCGATGGTAAAACCAACAAAGGAATTATTACTGTTTAA